The following are from one region of the Paracoccus sp. S3-43 genome:
- a CDS encoding Rrf2 family transcriptional regulator produces the protein MITQKMKYALKAMLVLGDEAAQPSPEALTIEKIARRSDTPKRFLEQILLEIRNAGMVSSIRGRSGGYLLIKRPGDISISELLRLIDGPIAPLPCLSRRAYQRCEDCRDEASCRIRKVFAEIFWSYLILIESLTLEDMLRSEQVAEQVIGA, from the coding sequence ATGATCACGCAGAAGATGAAATACGCCCTCAAGGCGATGCTGGTTTTGGGGGACGAGGCCGCCCAGCCCAGCCCCGAGGCGCTGACCATCGAGAAGATCGCCCGGCGGTCCGACACGCCGAAGCGGTTCCTGGAACAGATCCTGCTGGAGATCAGGAACGCGGGCATGGTCAGCTCGATTCGCGGCCGGTCGGGCGGCTATCTGCTGATCAAGCGGCCCGGCGACATTTCCATTTCCGAACTGCTGCGCCTGATCGACGGCCCCATAGCACCGCTGCCCTGCCTGTCGCGGCGCGCCTATCAACGCTGCGAGGATTGCCGGGACGAGGCGTCCTGCCGCATCCGCAAGGTCTTTGCCGAGATTTTCTGGTCCTATCTGATCCTGATCGAATCGCTGACGCTGGAGGACATGCTGCGGTCAGAACAGGTGGCGGAACAGGTGATCGGGGCCTAG
- a CDS encoding GFA family protein yields MSDFTGRCLCGAVTFKGSGGSEPPSACHCSQCRRWSGHVWASASASDVSVAGPVRWYRSSDKAERGFCPECGSSLFWRQIGVTNPEIAAGAIDNPTGLRLAGHIYVADKGDYYDIADGLPQEPQG; encoded by the coding sequence ATGTCTGATTTCACCGGGCGCTGCCTGTGCGGCGCCGTCACCTTCAAGGGCAGCGGGGGGTCCGAGCCGCCGAGCGCCTGCCATTGCAGCCAGTGCCGCCGCTGGTCGGGGCATGTCTGGGCCTCTGCCTCGGCCAGCGACGTTTCCGTGGCCGGACCGGTGCGGTGGTATCGGTCCTCGGACAAGGCCGAACGCGGCTTCTGTCCCGAATGCGGCAGCAGCCTGTTCTGGCGGCAGATCGGCGTGACGAACCCCGAGATCGCGGCGGGTGCCATCGACAATCCCACCGGGCTGCGGCTGGCGGGCCATATCTACGTGGCCGACAAGGGCGATTACTATGACATCGCCGACGGCTTGCCGCAGGAACCGCAGGGATGA
- a CDS encoding LysE family translocator: MIWDTIAAIPLAQLTAFVAGGLLLNVAPGQDVFFASACGIQGGPRAGALAGFGVGLGVLMHVTLATLGLGAVVAAHPEALRAIKYAGAAYLLWLAWKSWRAGPVDPSARGSVRPWTIVRRGFLSNALNPKPVLFLLAFLPQFTNPAWGPIWQQILGLGLIFALTGTLVTMGYGVVAGHAGHVIGRRLGLINRIAAVMFAGLAIRLVAK; this comes from the coding sequence ATGATCTGGGACACAATCGCCGCCATTCCGCTGGCGCAGCTGACCGCCTTCGTCGCAGGCGGGCTGCTGCTGAACGTCGCGCCGGGCCAGGATGTGTTCTTCGCCAGTGCCTGCGGCATCCAGGGCGGGCCGCGCGCGGGCGCCCTGGCGGGCTTCGGCGTGGGCCTGGGCGTTCTGATGCATGTGACGCTGGCGACCCTGGGCCTGGGCGCGGTGGTCGCCGCCCACCCCGAGGCGCTGCGCGCGATCAAATACGCGGGCGCGGCCTATCTGCTGTGGCTGGCCTGGAAAAGCTGGCGGGCGGGGCCGGTCGATCCCTCCGCGCGCGGCAGCGTCAGACCCTGGACCATCGTCCGGCGCGGCTTTCTGTCGAACGCGCTGAACCCCAAGCCGGTGCTGTTCCTGCTGGCCTTCCTGCCGCAGTTCACCAACCCCGCCTGGGGGCCGATCTGGCAGCAGATCCTGGGCTTGGGGCTGATCTTCGCCTTGACCGGCACGCTGGTCACGATGGGTTACGGCGTCGTCGCGGGCCATGCGGGCCATGTGATCGGGCGGCGGCTGGGCCTGATCAACAGGATCGCCGCCGTGATGTTCGCGGGCCTGGCGATCCGGCTGGTCGCCAAGTGA
- a CDS encoding multicopper oxidase domain-containing protein: MKVPSFSRRLPLAGAALCIATAASAQIQGGIADPPDLDLTATLSAQRVDGLEAPGTTSRTRTRATDPGARLQLRLLRSAILNPGKGGPGVAGFDTVWHRGYVDLANPPPEGEDHRYAAPLIRAVPGETVRIDLHNHLLPYDDLPIEQRPSYDDIADRYDTLMPPDECNHTPQTMNVPDLLKCFNVTNMHFHGSWVSPVGNSDNVLRELHPAADRVYEYEYNIPNDHPAGTFWYHPHVHGATAIQVGSGMAGPLVIEGDRWPGTLPDGRLRSGDIDVLLRKADGSPIPDRLFLFQQIQYACKTLADGTPKPAAPAGTPNPQVWAGWACAEGELGSIDGYGILGGANWANSGHFTTVNGAVAAVLGADDPGSGQPPRPVVAGQPERWRFIHGGFGDSIKVQIFRRQSDTPDRPGEPTVFESAAADQQDAVIRRECRIDDEPVAMFEIAADGLTRPSILRTDNRPLHPGYRSDVLVSFDEPGEYCVVDVPLAQAQSVEGSVVDRRLLFTVRVQEPEGDIAPAETAILDMLVNAAIIAADQSSSERLAIVRDLFDGLKLTRFSPHGSLADAEIDNYRYIRFNLLNAQQVGVPDAPQGAGIGYGFVSAEDATDEPPVFDDRRFSTRPEDAINLTLGDVDEWVLTANAPVGHPFHIHINPFEVMAVNRTVTRDGVEEVIDLTEVESYVDESGQTVLSQYYGMKGVFKDTIFTEVGVEVVLRSHYERYIGRFVLHCHILSHEDAGMMRIVEIHDPGRLTETGVLESAHAGHN; the protein is encoded by the coding sequence ATGAAAGTCCCATCGTTCTCCCGGCGTCTTCCCTTGGCCGGGGCGGCGCTGTGCATCGCCACCGCCGCCTCGGCGCAGATCCAGGGGGGCATCGCCGATCCGCCCGACCTGGACCTGACCGCCACTCTGTCCGCGCAGCGCGTGGACGGGCTGGAGGCGCCGGGCACCACCTCGCGCACCCGGACGCGGGCGACCGATCCCGGCGCCAGGCTGCAATTGCGCCTGCTGCGCTCGGCGATCCTGAACCCCGGCAAGGGCGGGCCGGGGGTGGCAGGCTTCGATACCGTCTGGCACCGCGGCTATGTCGATCTTGCCAATCCGCCCCCCGAGGGCGAGGATCATCGCTATGCCGCGCCGCTGATCCGGGCCGTGCCCGGAGAGACGGTGCGGATCGACCTGCACAACCACCTGCTGCCCTATGACGACCTGCCGATCGAGCAGCGCCCCTCTTACGACGACATCGCCGACCGCTATGACACGCTGATGCCGCCGGACGAATGCAATCACACGCCGCAGACGATGAACGTGCCGGATCTGCTGAAATGCTTCAACGTCACGAACATGCATTTCCACGGGTCATGGGTCAGCCCGGTGGGCAACAGCGACAACGTGCTGCGAGAGCTTCACCCGGCGGCGGACCGGGTCTATGAATACGAATACAACATCCCCAACGACCATCCGGCGGGGACGTTCTGGTATCATCCGCATGTCCACGGCGCGACTGCGATCCAGGTCGGCAGCGGCATGGCCGGTCCGCTGGTCATCGAGGGCGACCGCTGGCCGGGCACGCTGCCCGACGGACGCCTGCGGTCGGGCGATATCGACGTGCTGCTGCGCAAGGCGGATGGCAGCCCGATCCCCGACCGGCTGTTCCTGTTCCAGCAGATCCAATATGCCTGCAAGACCCTGGCCGATGGCACGCCGAAACCCGCCGCGCCCGCCGGAACCCCCAATCCGCAGGTCTGGGCAGGCTGGGCCTGCGCCGAGGGGGAGCTGGGCTCGATCGACGGTTACGGCATCCTGGGCGGGGCGAACTGGGCGAATTCCGGCCATTTCACCACCGTGAACGGTGCCGTCGCCGCCGTGCTGGGGGCCGACGATCCCGGCAGCGGCCAGCCGCCCCGGCCGGTCGTGGCCGGGCAGCCGGAACGCTGGCGCTTCATCCATGGCGGTTTCGGGGATTCGATCAAGGTCCAGATCTTCCGCCGCCAGTCCGACACCCCCGACCGGCCGGGCGAACCCACCGTCTTCGAAAGCGCCGCCGCCGACCAGCAGGACGCGGTGATCCGCCGCGAATGCCGGATCGACGACGAGCCTGTCGCGATGTTCGAGATCGCCGCCGACGGCCTGACCCGCCCGTCGATCCTGCGGACCGACAACCGGCCGCTGCATCCCGGCTATCGCAGCGACGTGCTGGTGTCCTTCGATGAGCCGGGCGAATACTGCGTCGTCGACGTGCCGCTGGCCCAGGCGCAAAGCGTCGAGGGATCGGTGGTGGATCGCCGCCTGCTGTTCACCGTGCGCGTTCAGGAACCCGAAGGCGACATTGCCCCGGCGGAAACCGCGATCTTGGACATGCTGGTCAATGCAGCGATCATCGCCGCCGACCAGTCGTCCTCCGAACGGCTGGCCATCGTGCGCGACCTGTTCGACGGGCTGAAGCTGACGCGGTTCTCGCCCCACGGCAGCCTGGCCGACGCCGAGATCGACAACTATCGTTACATCCGCTTCAACCTTCTGAACGCGCAGCAGGTGGGGGTTCCCGATGCGCCCCAGGGGGCGGGCATCGGCTATGGCTTCGTGTCGGCCGAGGACGCCACGGACGAGCCGCCGGTCTTCGACGACCGCCGCTTCAGCACCCGGCCCGAGGATGCGATCAACCTGACCCTGGGCGATGTGGACGAATGGGTGCTGACCGCCAATGCGCCGGTCGGCCACCCCTTCCACATCCACATCAACCCGTTCGAGGTGATGGCCGTCAACCGCACCGTCACCCGAGACGGGGTCGAGGAGGTGATCGACCTGACCGAGGTCGAAAGCTATGTCGATGAAAGCGGCCAGACCGTCCTGTCGCAGTATTACGGCATGAAGGGTGTCTTCAAGGACACCATCTTCACCGAGGTCGGCGTCGAGGTGGTCCTGCGGTCGCATTACGAACGCTATATCGGCCGTTTCGTGCTGCATTGCCACATCCTGTCGCACGAGGATGCCGGCATGATGCGGATCGTCGAAATCCACGATCCCGGCCGGCTGACCGAAACCGGCGTGCTGGAAAGCGCCCATGCCGGCCACAACTGA
- a CDS encoding GAF domain-containing protein → MTDYDALASRIRALTEGETDEVALMATLACEIHHADDRFDWTGFYRVVAPDLLKIGPYQGGHGCLVIPFSRGVCGAAARTGQVQLVPDVDAFPGHIACASSTRSEIVLPVWGNGGRLIGVLDIDSDRPDAFTETDAARLAAILEEVFGHV, encoded by the coding sequence ATGACCGATTACGACGCCCTTGCCTCCCGCATCCGCGCCCTGACCGAAGGCGAGACCGACGAGGTCGCGCTGATGGCCACCCTGGCCTGCGAGATCCACCATGCCGACGACCGCTTCGACTGGACCGGCTTCTATCGGGTCGTGGCGCCCGATCTGCTGAAGATCGGTCCCTATCAGGGCGGCCATGGCTGCCTGGTGATCCCGTTTTCTCGCGGGGTCTGCGGGGCTGCGGCGCGCACCGGCCAGGTCCAGCTTGTGCCCGACGTGGACGCCTTTCCCGGCCATATCGCCTGCGCCAGTTCCACCCGGTCGGAAATCGTCCTGCCGGTTTGGGGAAACGGCGGGCGGCTGATCGGCGTTCTGGATATCGACAGCGACCGGCCCGATGCCTTCACCGAAACCGACGCCGCCCGGCTGGCCGCCATTCTGGAGGAGGTTTTCGGCCATGTCTGA
- a CDS encoding Lrp/AsnC family transcriptional regulator has protein sequence MASLDLIDRKIVAALMQDATQPIAQIADQVGLSQTPCWKRIQKLEATGVLTGRVALADPAKLGLGLTVFVGIEATDHGAAWRDAFLAAVKQFPEIMEAYRMAGEMDYLLHVAVSDMAAYDDFYRRLTDAVPIKNLTSHFAMERLRHTTAYPINTRDR, from the coding sequence ATGGCCAGCCTGGACCTGATCGACCGCAAGATCGTCGCCGCCCTGATGCAGGACGCGACCCAGCCGATCGCGCAGATCGCCGATCAGGTGGGCCTGTCGCAAACCCCCTGCTGGAAGCGGATCCAGAAGCTTGAGGCGACCGGCGTCCTGACCGGGCGCGTGGCCCTGGCCGATCCGGCGAAGCTGGGCCTGGGCCTGACCGTCTTCGTGGGGATCGAGGCGACGGACCACGGCGCAGCCTGGCGCGACGCCTTCCTGGCCGCCGTCAAACAATTCCCCGAGATCATGGAGGCCTATCGCATGGCCGGGGAAATGGACTATCTGCTGCATGTCGCTGTGTCCGACATGGCTGCCTATGACGATTTCTATCGCCGGCTGACCGATGCCGTGCCGATCAAGAACCTGACCTCGCATTTCGCGATGGAACGGCTGCGCCATACCACCGCCTATCCCATCAATACCCGCGACCGTTAA
- a CDS encoding serine protease, whose translation MHAWIKDLGRRDPDLVDAIRRKAGSAPLSIRDQLDPAARALLDVVAGPEAGAQPETALETGVEAGLESIILTQGRPVLDVVNGEADVQIIDDDAADIIRDRLKRAESHLRRAIPAVGRIEVSDNPQGEWFGTGWLLGDGLIVTNRHVAAYFAIRERGRFVFRPGLVSGHPQTARIDFQEERGGGSQEVPLAEILWMAPERGPDIAFLKTAAPVAAQPIELDTELPAAGRDVAVIGYPAFDSRIPDFQLMERLFGRVYNHKRLAPGKVLGMEGRELTHDCTSLGGNSGSVVLDLDSGKAVGLHFTGFFLRANYAVPAPVIAEALRDLSRPGSPRSQPQTSRHPPLR comes from the coding sequence TTGCACGCCTGGATCAAGGATCTGGGCCGCCGCGACCCGGATCTGGTCGATGCGATCCGCCGCAAGGCCGGATCGGCGCCGCTGTCCATCCGCGACCAACTGGACCCTGCCGCGCGGGCGCTGCTGGACGTGGTCGCCGGACCAGAAGCGGGGGCGCAACCGGAAACCGCTTTGGAAACCGGCGTGGAAGCCGGGCTGGAATCCATCATCCTGACCCAGGGGCGCCCCGTTCTGGACGTGGTGAACGGCGAAGCCGACGTTCAGATCATCGACGACGATGCCGCCGACATCATCCGCGACCGGCTGAAGCGCGCCGAATCCCACCTGCGCAGGGCGATCCCGGCCGTCGGCCGGATCGAGGTGTCGGACAACCCCCAGGGCGAATGGTTCGGCACCGGCTGGCTGCTGGGTGACGGCCTCATCGTCACAAACCGCCATGTCGCCGCATATTTCGCGATCCGCGAACGGGGCCGCTTCGTCTTCCGGCCCGGCCTGGTCAGCGGCCATCCGCAGACCGCCCGCATCGACTTTCAGGAGGAACGCGGCGGCGGCAGCCAGGAGGTTCCCTTGGCCGAGATCCTGTGGATGGCGCCCGAGCGCGGCCCCGACATCGCCTTTCTGAAGACCGCCGCCCCGGTCGCGGCGCAACCGATCGAGCTTGACACCGAATTGCCCGCCGCCGGACGCGACGTGGCGGTGATCGGCTATCCCGCCTTCGACAGCCGCATCCCCGATTTCCAGCTGATGGAACGCCTGTTCGGACGGGTCTACAACCACAAGCGGCTGGCCCCCGGCAAGGTCCTCGGCATGGAGGGACGCGAACTGACGCACGACTGCACCAGCCTGGGCGGCAATTCCGGCTCGGTGGTGCTGGATCTGGACAGCGGCAAGGCGGTCGGGCTGCATTTCACCGGCTTTTTCCTGCGCGCGAATTACGCTGTGCCCGCCCCGGTCATCGCCGAGGCGCTGCGCGACCTGTCCCGTCCCGGCAGCCCCCGCTCGCAACCCCAGACGTCGCGCCACCCGCCTCTGCGATAA
- a CDS encoding IS5 family transposase (programmed frameshift), which yields METSLARDLMSDEEWAFHERFILAVRAPNGRKPMNHRLVLDGIFWIARTGSPWRDLPEEFGKWSSVYRQFRRWTLAGLWEGILEALNESGVVPAALQMIDSTVVRAHHQAAGAKRGTPRQGFGRSRGGFTTKIHLRVNGAGLPMRSDITPGQTSDYLGFDLIMDDNLPEPSVLLADRGYDSDRVRETMEARNVVPVIPMRKSRKLRVAVDRTLYRLRNLVERCFNKLKNARRVATRYDKTAESFLGFIDITSIRIWLRHLST from the exons ATGGAGACCAGCTTGGCACGAGACCTGATGTCTGACGAGGAATGGGCGTTTCACGAACGCTTCATTCTGGCCGTCCGCGCACCGAACGGGCGCAAACCCATGAACCATCGTCTTGTTCTGGATGGGATTTTCTGGATAGCCCGCACAGGTTCGCCGTGGCGTGACCTGCCGGAAGAGTTCGGCAAGTGGTCGTCGGTCTACCGCCAGTTCCGGCGCTGGACCCTGGCCGGGCTGTGGGAAGGGATACTGGAGGCCCTGAACGAGAGCGGGGTGGTTCCAGCGGCCTTGCAGATGATCGACAGCACCGTGGTCCGCGCCCATCATCAGGCAGCGGGCGCTA AAAGGGGGACTCCGCGACAGGGTTTTGGCCGTTCGCGAGGTGGCTTCACGACAAAGATCCACCTCCGCGTCAATGGCGCAGGCCTGCCCATGAGGTCGGACATCACGCCGGGCCAGACATCGGACTATCTGGGCTTTGACCTCATCATGGACGACAACCTGCCAGAGCCCTCCGTCCTGCTGGCGGATCGCGGCTATGACTCTGACAGGGTTCGAGAAACCATGGAGGCGCGCAACGTCGTGCCGGTGATCCCGATGCGAAAGTCCCGCAAGCTGCGCGTGGCCGTGGACCGAACCCTTTACCGGCTGCGCAACCTCGTCGAGCGCTGCTTCAACAAGCTCAAGAATGCCCGCCGCGTCGCCACCCGCTACGACAAAACCGCAGAGAGCTTCCTGGGCTTCATCGACATCACCTCGATCCGCATCTGGCTCCGCCATTTGTCAACATGA
- a CDS encoding ATP-binding protein, with product MTRLTLTQRIFLVILAVQAALFAALAVASLEGARRDIATETRLAVETARALVLATIGTMQGAVPPDRIMQLLPERLVVPRHVTLGTVDILDGVVRRARAPVQAQAPAPPWFASLVAPDLLETRLPVVLEGRPRGYVFIATDPGAEIALAWRDLSAFLGLAAMAAVAQGLLILWATRQALRPVAAIASRLGDLRRGDLTARVGPVAQRDLAPIAAGVDDLAQALGQAQADRARLQRRVVTRGDEERKAVARDLHDEMGPCLFGLRVEADALRKAAPTPAVEAHAQAIADIAEEIARVNRALLGDLRPAAIGQLPRAAVLGDYLADLERRFPDLDIGLDLAPGLPEPDEATALTLFRIVQEGTTNALRHAAASRVTVRLWADPAHWRVVLADDGRGMAPDAREGTGLTGMRERITLLGGDLTLSSGSGGTTIGASLPLQQPE from the coding sequence ATGACCCGCCTGACCCTGACGCAACGCATCTTCCTGGTGATCCTGGCCGTGCAGGCGGCGCTGTTCGCCGCCCTGGCCGTGGCCAGCCTGGAGGGCGCGCGCCGCGACATCGCGACCGAGACCCGGCTGGCGGTGGAAACCGCGCGCGCCCTGGTGCTGGCGACGATCGGAACCATGCAGGGGGCGGTCCCGCCCGACCGGATCATGCAGCTTCTGCCCGAACGGCTGGTGGTGCCGCGCCATGTCACGCTGGGGACCGTCGACATCCTGGACGGGGTGGTGCGCCGCGCCCGCGCGCCGGTGCAGGCGCAGGCCCCGGCACCGCCCTGGTTCGCGTCCCTGGTCGCGCCCGACCTGCTGGAAACCCGCCTTCCCGTGGTGCTGGAGGGGCGGCCGCGCGGCTATGTCTTCATCGCGACCGATCCGGGGGCGGAAATCGCGCTGGCCTGGCGCGACCTGTCGGCCTTCCTGGGGCTGGCGGCGATGGCGGCGGTTGCCCAGGGGCTGCTGATCCTGTGGGCCACGCGCCAGGCGCTGCGGCCCGTGGCGGCCATCGCCAGCCGCTTGGGCGACCTGCGCCGGGGTGATCTGACGGCGCGGGTGGGGCCGGTGGCGCAGCGCGACCTGGCACCCATCGCCGCCGGGGTGGACGACCTGGCCCAGGCGCTTGGGCAGGCCCAGGCCGACCGCGCCCGGCTGCAACGTCGCGTCGTCACGCGCGGCGACGAGGAACGCAAGGCCGTGGCCCGCGACCTGCATGACGAGATGGGCCCCTGCCTGTTCGGCCTGCGGGTCGAGGCCGACGCCCTGCGCAAGGCCGCCCCCACCCCCGCCGTCGAGGCCCATGCCCAGGCCATCGCCGACATCGCCGAGGAAATCGCCCGCGTGAACCGCGCCCTGCTGGGCGACCTGCGCCCCGCCGCCATCGGGCAGTTGCCGCGGGCAGCGGTGCTGGGCGATTACCTGGCCGACCTGGAGCGGCGCTTCCCGGATCTGGACATCGGCCTGGATCTGGCCCCCGGCCTGCCGGAACCGGACGAGGCGACCGCCCTGACGCTGTTCCGCATCGTCCAGGAAGGCACCACCAACGCCCTGCGCCATGCCGCGGCGTCCCGCGTGACGGTGCGCCTGTGGGCCGATCCGGCGCATTGGCGGGTGGTCCTGGCCGATGACGGGCGGGGCATGGCGCCGGACGCGCGCGAAGGCACCGGCCTGACCGGGATGCGCGAACGCATCACCCTGCTGGGGGGCGATTTGACCTTGTCCTCGGGCAGCGGGGGGACCACCATCGGCGCCAGCCTGCCCTTGCAACAGCCTGAATGA
- a CDS encoding Rieske (2Fe-2S) protein: MPWTDYSSAPATGTPICAMAQVTDVLSLTVTTDKGAFPMLVVRAGDDLRAYVNACPHQYLPLDYRGDRLVSADGTKLICTAHGARFDIRTGEAVEGAECGLDPVPVAVVGGTVFIAEAGGATSGVASGGCRDGTGRAAPRR, encoded by the coding sequence ATGCCCTGGACCGATTATTCATCCGCCCCCGCGACGGGCACGCCCATCTGCGCCATGGCGCAGGTCACGGACGTGCTGTCCCTGACGGTCACGACGGACAAGGGCGCCTTTCCGATGCTGGTCGTACGGGCGGGCGACGACTTGCGCGCCTATGTGAACGCCTGTCCGCATCAGTATCTGCCGCTGGACTATCGCGGCGACCGGCTTGTGTCGGCCGACGGCACGAAGCTGATCTGCACCGCCCACGGTGCCCGCTTCGACATCCGCACCGGAGAGGCGGTCGAGGGGGCCGAGTGCGGGCTGGATCCGGTGCCTGTCGCGGTTGTCGGCGGAACGGTGTTTATCGCAGAGGCGGGTGGCGCGACGTCTGGGGTTGCGAGCGGGGGCTGCCGGGACGGGACAGGTCGCGCAGCGCCTCGGCGATGA
- a CDS encoding Lrp/AsnC family transcriptional regulator, with amino-acid sequence MHGLKLDGFDIAILTALQRDGALTNAALAEIVKLSPSQCSRRRAALEEAGVIEGYSARLGAAKLGYGLRAIIRVNLSSHGQRKEDDFARFVAMQPQIRSAFSVSGDADYVLDVRVRDLESFADFVHRHLLPHPQVSQVRSEIVLKTLKDEKGVAPGLVAPPDPS; translated from the coding sequence ATGCATGGCTTGAAACTGGATGGCTTCGACATCGCGATCCTGACCGCCTTGCAGCGCGACGGCGCGCTGACCAACGCCGCCCTGGCCGAGATCGTGAAGCTGTCGCCCTCTCAATGCTCGCGCAGGCGCGCGGCGCTGGAGGAGGCGGGCGTGATCGAAGGCTATTCGGCGCGGCTTGGCGCGGCCAAGCTGGGATACGGGCTGCGCGCGATTATCCGCGTCAACCTGTCCAGCCACGGTCAGCGGAAAGAGGATGACTTCGCCCGCTTCGTCGCCATGCAGCCGCAGATCCGCTCGGCCTTTTCGGTGTCGGGGGATGCGGATTACGTCCTGGACGTGCGGGTCCGCGATCTGGAGTCCTTTGCCGATTTCGTGCATCGGCATTTGCTGCCGCATCCGCAGGTGTCGCAGGTCCGGTCCGAGATCGTGTTGAAGACGCTGAAAGACGAAAAGGGCGTCGCGCCCGGACTGGTCGCGCCGCCCGATCCGTCCTGA
- a CDS encoding pseudouridine synthase: protein MTGFVYAPPPDAPQVIHADHEILVVGKPAGLLSVPGRGEGKDDCLINRLRGPFPTVLLVHRLDQDTSGVMVFGLTPHAQRVLSKQFEDRKVKKAYVARLAGRLQPKTGRVDLPLIVDWPNRPRQKVDHEAGRPALTEWRVIRATDDETRVRLFPLTGRSHQLRVHMAETGHPILGDPLYASGAAADHPRLMLHAESLRLRHPDSGVQVSFSQAAPF from the coding sequence GTGACCGGTTTCGTCTATGCCCCGCCCCCCGACGCGCCCCAGGTGATCCATGCCGATCACGAGATCCTGGTGGTGGGCAAGCCCGCCGGGCTTCTGTCGGTGCCGGGCCGGGGCGAGGGCAAGGACGATTGCCTGATCAACCGCCTGCGCGGCCCCTTCCCGACGGTGCTGCTGGTGCACCGGCTGGACCAGGACACATCGGGCGTGATGGTCTTCGGCCTGACGCCGCACGCGCAGCGGGTGCTGTCCAAGCAGTTCGAGGATCGCAAGGTCAAGAAGGCCTATGTCGCCCGCCTGGCCGGGCGGTTGCAGCCGAAGACCGGCCGGGTCGATCTGCCGCTGATCGTCGACTGGCCGAACCGCCCGCGCCAGAAGGTCGACCACGAGGCGGGCCGCCCGGCGCTGACCGAATGGCGGGTGATCCGCGCGACGGATGACGAAACCCGCGTGCGCCTGTTCCCGCTGACCGGGCGCAGCCACCAATTGCGGGTCCACATGGCCGAAACCGGCCATCCGATCCTGGGCGATCCGCTCTATGCCTCGGGCGCCGCGGCCGATCATCCGCGCCTGATGCTGCACGCCGAAAGCCTGCGCCTGCGCCATCCCGACAGCGGCGTGCAGGTCAGCTTCAGCCAGGCGGCGCCGTTCTAG
- the hppD gene encoding 4-hydroxyphenylpyruvate dioxygenase encodes MGPFPHNAPKATISDINPAGTDGFEFVEYAHPNPEVLDRIFRQMGFTPVAKHKTKNITLYRQGDINYLLNADADTHAAGFVKDHGPCAPAMAWRVVDAQVALKRALDLGATEYTGPGKSIETPAVYGIGGSLLYFIDRYGGEGSAYDADYDWLGEADPRPEGFGFYYLDHLTHNVIRGNMDTWYKFYHDTFNFREIKYFDIKGKQTGLVSRALTSPDGKIRIPINESTDDHSQIEEYLREYKGEGIQHIAIATEDIYQGTDRIRDAGMEFMPGPPDTYYEMSHRRVKGHQEPIERMKKHGILIDGEGVVGGGETRILLQIFSKTVIGPIFFEFIQRKGDDGFGEGNFRALFESIEEDQVRRGVLNATPAE; translated from the coding sequence ATGGGTCCGTTTCCGCACAACGCCCCCAAGGCGACGATCAGCGACATCAACCCCGCCGGCACCGACGGCTTCGAATTCGTCGAATACGCCCATCCCAACCCCGAGGTTCTGGACCGCATCTTCCGGCAGATGGGCTTCACCCCGGTGGCCAAGCACAAGACCAAGAACATCACGCTGTATCGCCAAGGCGACATCAACTATCTGCTGAACGCCGACGCGGACACCCATGCGGCCGGTTTCGTCAAGGACCATGGCCCCTGCGCGCCCGCGATGGCCTGGCGCGTCGTCGATGCGCAAGTGGCGCTGAAGCGCGCCCTGGATCTGGGCGCCACGGAATATACCGGCCCCGGCAAGTCCATCGAGACGCCCGCCGTCTATGGCATCGGCGGCTCGCTTCTGTACTTCATCGACAGATACGGCGGCGAGGGCAGCGCCTATGACGCCGATTACGACTGGCTGGGCGAAGCCGATCCGCGCCCCGAGGGCTTCGGCTTCTACTATCTGGATCACCTGACGCATAACGTGATCCGCGGCAACATGGACACCTGGTACAAGTTCTATCACGACACGTTCAATTTTCGCGAGATCAAGTATTTCGACATCAAGGGCAAGCAGACCGGCCTTGTCAGCCGGGCGCTGACCTCTCCGGACGGCAAGATCCGCATCCCGATCAACGAATCCACCGACGATCACAGCCAGATCGAGGAATATCTGCGCGAATACAAGGGCGAGGGCATCCAGCACATCGCCATCGCGACCGAGGACATCTATCAGGGCACCGACCGCATCCGCGACGCAGGCATGGAGTTCATGCCGGGACCGCCCGACACCTATTACGAGATGTCGCATCGCCGCGTGAAGGGTCATCAGGAACCCATCGAACGCATGAAGAAGCATGGCATCCTGATCGACGGCGAGGGCGTGGTCGGCGGCGGCGAAACCCGGATCCTGCTGCAAATCTTCTCGAAGACGGTGATCGGCCCGATCTTCTTCGAATTCATCCAGCGCAAGGGCGACGACGGCTTCGGCGAGGGCAACTTCCGCGCCCTGTTCGAATCGATCGAGGAAGACCAGGTGCGCCGCGGCGTCCTGAACGCCACGCCCGCCGAATAG